In the Malania oleifera isolate guangnan ecotype guangnan chromosome 1, ASM2987363v1, whole genome shotgun sequence genome, one interval contains:
- the LOC131163491 gene encoding 3-deoxy-manno-octulosonate cytidylyltransferase, mitochondrial, with amino-acid sequence MDLMSICSPSSSSSSSSSASGSSSSSTKAWIVHGVVVGAAIVAAIGAHAYVLLHRSSKFRSRVVGIIPARFASSRFQGKPLVEILGKPMIQRTWERAKLATTLDHVVVATDDEKIAECCRGFGADVIMTSESCQNGTERCNEALQKLEKKYDVVVNIQGDEPLIEPEIIDGVVKALQASPDAVFSTAVTPLKPEDGYDPNRVKCVVDNRGYAIYFSRGLIPYNKSGKVNPQFPYSLHLGIQSYDTKFLKIYPELPPTPLQLEEDLEQLKVLENGYKIKVIKVDHEAHGIDTPEDVEKIETYMRERNFL; translated from the exons atggaCCTCATGTCGATCTGCTCgccatcatcatcttcatcttcatcgtcTTCTGCATCTGGATCTTCGAGCAGCAGCACCAAAGCTTGGATTGTGCACGGCGTGGTCGTCGGAGCGGCCATCGTGGCGGCCATCGGTGCCCACGCGTATGTTCTGCTCCACCGATCCTCCAAGTTTCGCAGCCGAGTCGTTGGAATTATACCGGCTCGCTTCGCTTCGTCCCGGTTTCAGGGCAAGCCTCTCGTGGAAATCCTCGGGAAGCCCATGATTCAG AGAACATGGGAAAGGGCAAAACTGGCAACTACATTGGATCATGTTG TTGTGGCAACAGATGACGAAAAAATTGCAGAATGCTGTCGAGGATTTGGTGCtgatgtgataatgacttcaGAATCATGTCAAAATG GTACTGAACGATGCAATGAAGCACTTCAAAAGCTTGAGAAGAAATATGATGTTGTAGTCAATATTCAGGGGGATGAGCCTCTTATTGAACCTGAGATAATTGACGGAGTTGTTAAAGCTCTACAG GCATCCCCTGATGCAGTGTTCAGCACTGCGGTCACACCTTTAAAACCTGAAGATGGATATGATCCAAATCGGGTGAAATGTGTAGTGGACAACCGTGGTTATGCAATCTATTTCTCAAGAGGGCTTATTCCATATAATAA GTCTGGAAAGGTCAATCCACAGTTCCCATACTCGCTTCATCTTGGCATTCAA AGCTATGATACAAAGTTCTTAAAGATATACCCAGAACTTCCACCTACTCCACTGCAATTGGAAGAAGATCTGGAACAGCTCAAAGTCCTTGAGAATGGTTATAAGATTAAG GTTATAAAAGTTGATCACGAGGCTCATGGGATAGACACACCAGAAGATGTCGAAAAAATAGAAACCTATATGCGAGAAAGGAACTTCTTGTAG